A portion of the Microbacterium sufflavum genome contains these proteins:
- a CDS encoding PucR family transcriptional regulator translates to MDKAATLTWLRRISGDIASVTIKRLEDTLPWYADMPPARRSAVGLVAQAGITSFIQWYDDPTSTPWIAADIFAAAPRELLRSVSLQQTLQLIRVTVEVTEERVAGKGEHLREAILLYSRDVAFAAADVYARAAEARGLWDARLEALVVDSILTGEADEELPSRIAALGWHGHGEVAVLVGTTPPQFDVDLVRRTARKLAVDVLIGVQGSRLVLVLGRARVAGQEGEDEELGFQEIAARLEPSFGPGFVVLGPAVAALVDASQSARAALAGFAVARAWRSAPRPVEADDLLPERALAGDPLAKQTLVERIFRPLQAHSTDLVTTLWSYLDNGRSLEATARELFVHPNTVRYRLKRVSEVIGWDATGPREALILQTALILGSIGAAEQVRRRPSARRPPR, encoded by the coding sequence ATGGACAAGGCCGCGACACTCACCTGGCTGCGCCGGATCTCCGGTGACATCGCCTCGGTGACGATCAAGCGGCTGGAGGACACGCTCCCGTGGTACGCCGACATGCCACCGGCCCGCCGTTCTGCGGTCGGGCTGGTGGCGCAGGCGGGCATCACCTCGTTCATCCAGTGGTACGACGACCCCACCTCGACCCCGTGGATCGCGGCGGACATCTTCGCCGCCGCGCCACGGGAGCTCCTGCGCAGCGTGAGCCTGCAGCAGACGCTCCAGCTCATCCGCGTGACGGTGGAGGTGACCGAGGAGCGCGTCGCCGGCAAGGGTGAGCATCTCCGCGAGGCCATCCTGCTGTACTCGCGCGACGTCGCGTTCGCCGCGGCCGACGTGTACGCCCGCGCCGCAGAGGCCCGCGGCCTGTGGGATGCGCGCCTCGAGGCACTCGTGGTGGACTCGATCCTCACGGGAGAGGCCGACGAGGAGCTGCCGAGCCGCATCGCCGCCCTGGGCTGGCACGGACACGGCGAGGTCGCGGTGCTGGTCGGCACGACGCCTCCGCAGTTCGATGTGGACCTCGTGCGTCGGACGGCGCGGAAGCTCGCAGTCGACGTGCTGATCGGCGTGCAGGGCTCACGGCTCGTCCTGGTGCTCGGCCGTGCCCGCGTGGCCGGACAGGAGGGCGAGGACGAGGAGCTGGGCTTCCAGGAGATCGCCGCCCGGCTCGAGCCGTCGTTCGGGCCCGGCTTCGTCGTGCTCGGACCCGCGGTCGCCGCCCTCGTCGATGCGAGCCAGAGCGCCAGGGCGGCCCTCGCCGGCTTCGCGGTGGCTCGCGCCTGGCGGAGCGCACCGCGACCGGTGGAAGCCGACGACCTGCTGCCCGAGCGCGCTCTGGCGGGCGACCCCCTCGCGAAGCAGACGCTGGTCGAACGCATCTTCCGCCCACTGCAGGCCCATTCGACCGATCTGGTGACGACGCTGTGGAGCTACCTCGACAACGGCCGCTCGCTGGAGGCGACCGCGCGCGAGCTGTTCGTGCATCCGAACACCGTGCGCTACCGCCTCAAGCGCGTGAGCGAGGTGATCGGGTGGGACGCCACGGGCCCGCGCGAGGCCCTCATCCTGCAGACGGCCCTCATCCTCGGGTCCATCGGTGCCGCGGAGCAGGTGCGTCGCCGCCCTTCCGCACGGCGCCCGCCGCGGTGA